One part of the Lotus japonicus ecotype B-129 chromosome 2, LjGifu_v1.2 genome encodes these proteins:
- the LOC130739676 gene encoding oxoglutarate-dependent flavonoid 7-O-demethylase 1-like has translation MDSEIGKNLGTSLVVPSVQELAKQPMTKVPERYLRPIQEQPRLSNTHSLPQVPVINLQKLLSEDATELEKLDCAGKEWGFFQLINHGVNPSLVEALKSDVEDFFNLPIEEKKLFWQKPGDMEGFGQMFVVSEEHKLEWADLFYILTLPSYIRNPHLFPTIPQPFRDNLERYSLELKKLCVTIIELMAKALKIQPNELLEDFEEGSQAMRMNYYPPCPQPEQVIGLKPHSDVGALTILLQVNEIEGLQIRKDGMWIPIKPLPEAFIINIGDMLEIMTNGVYRSIEHRATVNSEQKRISIATFHSPRLNGVMGPAPSLVTPERPAMFDKISVQDYIKGYFSRELEGKSFIDVIRIQNPE, from the exons ATGGATTCAGAAATAGGGAAAAACCTTGGAACTTCTCTCGTGGTACCTTCTGTCCAGGAGCTAGCAAAGCAACCAATGACCAAAGTTCCTGAACGATATCTTCGTCCAATTCAAGAACAACCTCGTTTATCTAACACACATTCTTTACCACAAGTTCCTGTTATTAATCTGCAGAAATTGTTGTCTGAAGATGCAACTGAGCTAGAAAAGCTGGACTGTGCGGGCAAAGAATGGGGTTTCTTCCAG CTGATCAATCATGGAGTTAATCCTTCACTGGTAGAAGCTTTGAAGTCAGATGTGGAAGACTTCTTCAATCTTCCAATCGAAGAGAAGAAACTATTTTGGCAGAAACCAGGAGATATGGAGGGATTTGGTCAAATGTTTGTTGTATCAGAGGAACACAAACTAGAATGGGCAGATTTGTTCTACATACTCACCCTTCCATCATACATAAGAAATCCTCACTTATTTCCTACTATTCCCCAACCATTCAG AGACAATTTGGAGAGGTATTCTTTAGAATTGAAAAAACTATGTGTCACTATCATTGAGCTTATGGCTAAAGCTCTAAAGATCCAACCAAATGAGTTGCTGGAGGATTTTGAAGAGGGAAGTCAAGCAATGAGGATGAATTACTACCCTCCATGTCCCCAACCAGAACAGGTCATTGGACTCAAACCTCATTCTGATGTTGGTGCCCTCACCATCCTTCTCCAAGTGAATGAAATTGAAGGCCTTCAAATAAGAAAAGATGGAATGTGGATTCCAATTAAGCCTCTCCCTGAAGCTTTTATCATCAACATTGGAGACATGTTAGAG ATAATGACTAATGGTGTTTACCGAAGCATTGAACATCGAGCAACGGTTAACTCCGAACAGAAGAGGATTTCCATTGCCACATTCCACAGTCCTAGATTGAACGGGGTTATGGGTCCAGCACCGAGCCTTGTTACTCCTGAAAGACCTGCAATGTTTGATAAAATTAGTGTACAAGATTACATCAAAGGATATTTTTCACGCGAGCTTGAAGGGAAATCATTCATTGATGTTATAAGGATCCAAAATCCAGAATGA
- the LOC130739677 gene encoding oxoglutarate-dependent flavonoid 7-O-demethylase 1-like, with product MDREMVMKLGTSLAVPSVQELAKQPITKVPEQYVRPNQEPPVISNTTSLPQVPVIDFNKLFSDDGVELEKLDHACKEWGFFQLINHGVNHSLVEKMKMDVQKFFNLPKDEKKVFAQKPGEMEGLGQMFIASEETKLEWADLFLIVTLPENIRNPHLFPNLPQPFRDHLERYALELKNLYVSILELMAKALKFQPSELPELFEEGGQAMRMNYYPPCPQPEKVMGLNPHSDNSILTLLLQVNEIVGLEVRKGGRWVPIKPLPNAFIINVGDALEIMTNGIYRSIEHRATANSVKERISIATFQSPRLNAFIGPASSLVTSERPAMFNKISVEEFYKGYFSDMLQGKSHINALRNKNE from the exons ATGGATAGAGAAATGGTCATGAAGCTTGGAACATCTCTGGCGGTTCCTTCAGTGCAAGAACTTGCAAAGCAACCAATCACCAAAGTTCCTGAACAATATGTTCGTCCAAACCAAGAGCCTCCTGTTATATCCAACACAACGTCTTTACCACAAGTTCCAGTCATCGATTTCAATAAATTGTTTTCTGATGATGGAGTTGAACTAGAGAAGCTTGACCATGCATGCAAAGAATGGGGTTTCTTCCAG CTGATCAATCATGGAGTCAATCATTCATTGGTGGAAAAAATGAAGATGGATGTTCAAAAGTTCTTCAACCTTCCAAAGGACGAGAAGAAGGTATTTGCGCAGAAACCAGGGGAGATGGAGGGACTTGGCCAGATGTTCATTGCATCCGAGGAAACCAAATTAGAATGGGCAGACTTATTCCTTATTGTCACTCTCCCAGAAAACATAAGAAATCCTCACTTGTTTCCAAATCTTCCTCAGCCATTCAG AGATCATCTAGAGAGGTATGCCTTGGAACTGAAAAATCTCTATGTCTCAATCCTTGAGTTGATGGCAAAAGCTCTAAAGTTTCAACCAAGTGAATTGCCAGAGCTATTTGAAGAGGGAGGTCAAGCAATGAGGATGAATTACTACCCTCCATGTCCCCAACCAGAAAAAGTTATGGGACTCAATCCTCATTCTGATAATTCTATCCTAACCCTCCTTCTCCAAGTTAATGAAATTGTAGGCCTTGAAGTAAGAAAAGGTGGAAGGTGGGTTCCTATTAAACCTCTCCCCAATGCTTTTATCATCAATGTTGGAGATGCGTTGGAG ATAATGACTAATGGTATTTATCGAAGCATCGAACATCGGGCAACAGCGAACTCTGTGAAGGAAAGGATTTCCATTGCCACATTTCAGAGTCCAAGATTGAATGCATTTATAGGTCCAGCATCAAGCCTTGTTACCTCTGAAAGACCTGCAATGTTCAATAAAATCAGTGTAGAAGAGTTTTACAAAGGATACTTTTCAGACATGCTACAAGGGAAATCGCACATTAATGCCCTGAGAAACAAAAATGAGTGA